Proteins encoded together in one Acipenser ruthenus chromosome 40, fAciRut3.2 maternal haplotype, whole genome shotgun sequence window:
- the LOC131708137 gene encoding platelet-activating factor acetylhydrolase IB subunit alpha2-like isoform X2, with amino-acid sequence MFCLWGTPWCSCYTSTRSGRSSSLRSTRSASGLEATPRATCCGGCRTESWRTSHPRYWEREHPVTKIPTWKLQVVVVWVGTNNHEHTVEQIAGGIQAIVHLINTCQPQAKVVVLGLLPRGERPNPLREKNAEVNRVLRASLPRLGSVQFLDVGSGYVQSDGTISTHDMFDFLHLTPAGYAAIAKPLHDLLLQLLEETPEESRPILA; translated from the exons ATGTTCTGTTTGTGGGGGACTCCATGGTGCAGCTGCTACACCAGTACGAG GTCTGGCAGGAGCTCTTCTCTCCGCTCCACGCGCTCAGCTTCGGGATTGGAGGCGACACCACGAGCCACGTGCTGTGGAGGCTGCAGAACGGAGAGCTGGAGAACATCACACCCAAGGTACTGGGAGAGGGAGCACCCTGTTACAAAGATACCGACTTGGAAGCTGCAG GTGGTGGTAGTCTGGGTAGGAACCAATAATCACGAGCACACGGTGGAGCAGATTGCCGGGGGGATCCAGGCCATCGTACACCTGATCAACACATGCCAGCCGCAAGCGAAAGTGGTCGTGCTG GGATTGCTGCCCCGCGGGGAGCGGCCGAACCCCCTGAGAGAGAAGAACGCGGAGGTGAACCGTGTGCTGCGCGCCTCCCTGCCGCGCCTGGGCAGCGTGCAGTTCCTGGACGTGGGCTCCGGGTACGTGCAGTCCGACGGCACGATCTCCACCCACGACATGTTCGACTTCCTGCACCTCACCCCCGCGGGCTACGCCGCCATCGCCAAGCCCCTGCACGACCTGCTGCTGCAGCTACTGGAAGAGACCCCCGAGGAGAGCCGGCCCATCCTCGCCTGA
- the LOC131708137 gene encoding platelet-activating factor acetylhydrolase IB subunit alpha2-like isoform X1 — protein sequence MSVGDSNPAAVPSPVQDVQGDDRWMSQHTRFVLECKDKEPDVLFVGDSMVQLLHQYEVWQELFSPLHALSFGIGGDTTSHVLWRLQNGELENITPKVVVVWVGTNNHEHTVEQIAGGIQAIVHLINTCQPQAKVVVLGLLPRGERPNPLREKNAEVNRVLRASLPRLGSVQFLDVGSGYVQSDGTISTHDMFDFLHLTPAGYAAIAKPLHDLLLQLLEETPEESRPILA from the exons ATGAGTGTGGGAGACTCAAACCCGGCCGCAGTGCCCAGCCCAGTGCAGGACGTGCAGGGGGACGACCGGTGGATGTCACAG CACACCCGCTTCGTTCTCGAGTGCAAAGACAAGGAGCCCGATGTTCTGTTTGTGGGGGACTCCATGGTGCAGCTGCTACACCAGTACGAG GTCTGGCAGGAGCTCTTCTCTCCGCTCCACGCGCTCAGCTTCGGGATTGGAGGCGACACCACGAGCCACGTGCTGTGGAGGCTGCAGAACGGAGAGCTGGAGAACATCACACCCAAG GTGGTGGTAGTCTGGGTAGGAACCAATAATCACGAGCACACGGTGGAGCAGATTGCCGGGGGGATCCAGGCCATCGTACACCTGATCAACACATGCCAGCCGCAAGCGAAAGTGGTCGTGCTG GGATTGCTGCCCCGCGGGGAGCGGCCGAACCCCCTGAGAGAGAAGAACGCGGAGGTGAACCGTGTGCTGCGCGCCTCCCTGCCGCGCCTGGGCAGCGTGCAGTTCCTGGACGTGGGCTCCGGGTACGTGCAGTCCGACGGCACGATCTCCACCCACGACATGTTCGACTTCCTGCACCTCACCCCCGCGGGCTACGCCGCCATCGCCAAGCCCCTGCACGACCTGCTGCTGCAGCTACTGGAAGAGACCCCCGAGGAGAGCCGGCCCATCCTCGCCTGA